The following coding sequences lie in one Drosophila bipectinata strain 14024-0381.07 chromosome XR, DbipHiC1v2, whole genome shotgun sequence genomic window:
- the LOC138925615 gene encoding uncharacterized protein: protein MPHVSERRWTKDVRMLVLQLNLNHCRAAQDVLAQTVREAKADLAHLSEPHRAGSDNLWAVDLSGMAAIWSCSATVATMHSVHSAEGYVWAGIGGAWLYSCYLAPSSTSNEFERIMDCLGNDIRDRSDVFVAEDFNAWSKDWGCTRTNARGTVTDKLISTQEVILIKNIYTL from the exons ATGCCCCATGTCAGTGAAAGGAGGTGGACCAAGGATGTCAGGATGCTAGTACTTCAGCTGAACCTAAACCACTGCAGGGCGGCTCAAGATGTGCTGGCGCAGACTGTGCGGGAGGCGAAGGCGGACTTAGCGCACCTAAGCGAGCCCCATAGGGCTGGCTCAGACAACCTCTGGGCAGTAGACCTATCGGGGATGGCAGCCATCTGGAGCTGCAGCGCAACCGTCGCGACAATGCACTCAGTGCACAGTGCGGAGGGATACGTTTGGGCTGGGATAGGCGGGGCATGGCTTTACAGCTGCTATTTGGCACCTAGCTCAACCAGCAATGAATTTGAGCGCATTATGGACTGCCTGGGAAATGACATAAGAGACCGTTCTGATGTCTTTGTAGCAGAGGACTTCAATGCGTGGTCAAAGGACTGGGGCTGCACGAGGACAAATGCGAGAGGGACAGTG ACGGACaagctcatatcaactcaggaggtgatcctgatcaagaatatatatactttatag